One stretch of Croceibacterium atlanticum DNA includes these proteins:
- a CDS encoding putative quinol monooxygenase — MEEMFGLVGQMRAVPGKRQELIALLQAGTGDMPGNLLYLVAEDLDDPDAIWVTEVWKTRTDHENSLKLPAVQDAIAAARPILAGFGTRAEMRPVGYSG, encoded by the coding sequence ATGGAGGAGATGTTTGGACTGGTCGGGCAGATGCGTGCCGTGCCGGGCAAGCGGCAGGAACTCATCGCGCTCTTGCAGGCGGGAACGGGGGATATGCCGGGAAATCTGCTCTATCTGGTGGCGGAGGATCTGGATGATCCCGACGCGATCTGGGTGACGGAAGTGTGGAAGACCCGGACCGATCACGAAAACAGCCTGAAACTGCCCGCCGTGCAGGATGCGATTGCGGCGGCCCGCCCGATCCTGGCAGGCTTCGGCACCCGCGCGGAAATGCGGCCCGTGGGCTATTCCGGTTAA